A region of the Pseudomonas sp. A34-9 genome:
TCTCCGACGGATGCCAGCCAGCCTGTTCCAATGCCTGCCGGGCAGCCTCCATGGCGAACAGAATGAAACGGTCCATTTTCTTCTGTTCCTTGGGTGGCGTGGCGCGATCCGGATCAAATCCTGCTTCAGCGTCCTCTTCCAGCGTTGGCACCGCGCCGCCGACTCGCGTGGGCAAATCAGCGACCGTTGCTTCAGGCAAGTTACGCAAACCAGAACGCCCGGCCAGCAAGCGCTGCCATACGACTTCGACATCGCTGCCCAAGGGAGAAACCAGGCCCATGCCCGTAACGACTATTCGACGCGAATCCATACCGTGGTGACCTCTGATCAATTCAATTGCCGGACTTGTAGCGTTGGGCTGCAGCACTGCGGGAAAGGTTCGGTGCCATGACATGACGAGCCGCTACAAAGGCATGCCATTCGCCTGCGTCAGGCAGCGAAGGAATGGTGATCAACTCGCCCTGATCCAGACCGGCCAGCGCCGCATCGACCATCTCGCCGGCTTCCATGACCATTTCTGCCGGAATGCCACTGGCATCGATACCGGAGCGTTCCCAGATTTCGGTACGGGTCACACCCGGCAACACCGCCTGGATTTGCACACCGGTGCCTTCTAGTTCAGTGTTCAGCGATTGGGTCAGGCTCAGTACGTAAGCTTTGCTGGCGCTGTAGGTGGCGTTGAAACGCTCCGGAAACAACGCCACCACTGAGGCAATGTTGATGATCGTGCCACGACCTGCCTTGGTGAAACTGGCAGCCGCCGCCGATGCCAGGCGAGTGACGGCAGTGATGTTCAACTGGATCAGTTGCTCCAATTGGTCCATATCGGCGTTGGCCAGCAGCCCGTTCGAAGCCACACCGGCGTTATTGACCAGCAGGCTGATGTTCGAATCGCTGCGCAGGCGCTGCTCGAGTTTGAGTACGTCGTCCTTCTGAGTTAGATCTGCCTTGAGAACTTCAACCTGAACGCCATGGGCATCACGCAACTGGCTCGCAGCAGTTTCCAGACGATCCTTGTCACGGGCGACTAGCAGCAAATCAAAACCACGCGCCGCCAGGCGCTG
Encoded here:
- a CDS encoding SDR family oxidoreductase, which codes for MNSAQSQGTALVTGASSGIGAIYAQRLAARGFDLLLVARDKDRLETAASQLRDAHGVQVEVLKADLTQKDDVLKLEQRLRSDSNISLLVNNAGVASNGLLANADMDQLEQLIQLNITAVTRLASAAAASFTKAGRGTIINIASVVALFPERFNATYSASKAYVLSLTQSLNTELEGTGVQIQAVLPGVTRTEIWERSGIDASGIPAEMVMEAGEMVDAALAGLDQGELITIPSLPDAGEWHAFVAARHVMAPNLSRSAAAQRYKSGN